One stretch of Labrenzia sp. CE80 DNA includes these proteins:
- a CDS encoding FAD-binding oxidoreductase — protein MKTADVIIIGGGIAGIGAASRIAPEASVVILEMEDAPARHATGRSAAIYIRNYGNATLRALNVASEPVLAEPEGISDSSLLTPRGEMIVADEAGVASLESYLEGSDGLERLDASEAIELFPLLRRDWVQAAAFEKAAQDIDVDRLLQGFLKLARRHGAELVTNAAVTCIQRHENLWQIETPAGRFQAPVVINAAGAWADQVAALAKVDKVGLSALRRSAAIIAPPAGLAPNHWPLVASAAEDWYIKPDAGKFMVSPADEDPVEPHDAWPDDMVLAEGIYRAEQAVDLQVKRLEHTWAGLRTFAPDRTPVVGFAPEVDGFLWLGGQGGYGVQTAPALSQLAADLCLGKCSSLSSDILDSLHPIRFQG, from the coding sequence ATGAAAACGGCAGATGTCATCATCATCGGCGGAGGTATCGCCGGGATCGGGGCCGCATCGCGCATCGCTCCCGAGGCATCAGTCGTTATTCTCGAAATGGAAGACGCGCCTGCACGGCATGCGACCGGGCGATCGGCGGCAATCTACATCCGCAACTACGGCAATGCCACGTTGCGGGCGTTGAATGTGGCCTCCGAGCCTGTCCTGGCTGAACCCGAGGGCATCAGCGACAGTTCGCTGCTTACGCCGCGGGGCGAAATGATCGTCGCTGATGAAGCTGGTGTCGCAAGTCTTGAATCCTATCTTGAAGGGTCGGACGGACTGGAGCGTCTTGACGCGTCAGAAGCGATCGAACTCTTTCCCTTGTTGCGACGTGATTGGGTGCAGGCCGCAGCCTTTGAAAAAGCCGCGCAGGACATCGATGTCGACCGGCTTTTGCAGGGCTTTCTCAAGCTCGCGCGCAGGCACGGGGCCGAGCTCGTGACAAATGCCGCAGTGACCTGCATTCAGCGGCATGAGAACCTTTGGCAGATCGAGACGCCAGCGGGTCGTTTTCAGGCGCCTGTCGTCATCAATGCGGCAGGTGCATGGGCCGATCAGGTCGCAGCACTCGCCAAGGTCGACAAGGTCGGTCTGTCCGCATTGCGCCGGAGTGCGGCGATCATTGCGCCGCCCGCCGGCCTTGCACCCAACCATTGGCCGCTTGTCGCGAGTGCCGCCGAGGACTGGTACATCAAGCCGGATGCGGGCAAGTTCATGGTTTCACCAGCGGATGAAGACCCCGTGGAACCACATGATGCCTGGCCGGACGATATGGTCCTCGCGGAGGGTATCTATCGCGCTGAACAGGCGGTTGATCTTCAGGTGAAACGCCTGGAGCACACTTGGGCGGGGCTTCGAACCTTTGCGCCCGATCGCACCCCCGTTGTCGGCTTTGCACCTGAGGTGGACGGATTCCTCTGGCTCGGGGGGCAAGGCGGGTACGGCGTTCAAACGGCTCCCGCGCTGTCACAGCTGGCTGCCGATCTTTGCCTTGGGAAGTGCTCTTCCCTGTCTTCCGACATTTTGGACTCACTTCACCCGATCCGGTTCCAGGGCTGA
- a CDS encoding RidA family protein, which yields MTDIQRLDKGPRMSQAVIHNGLVWLAGQVGTPGESVTDQTKTVLSKVDDMLAKAGTDKSRLLQATIWLASMDDFVEMNAVWDAWVDHENAPARATGESALATSEHKVEIIIVAALND from the coding sequence ATGACTGATATTCAACGCCTCGACAAAGGCCCACGCATGAGCCAGGCCGTTATTCACAATGGCCTTGTCTGGCTGGCAGGCCAGGTGGGGACACCCGGCGAAAGCGTCACTGACCAAACCAAGACTGTCTTGTCGAAAGTTGACGATATGCTGGCGAAGGCCGGCACCGACAAGTCCCGCCTCCTGCAGGCGACCATTTGGCTTGCGTCAATGGATGACTTTGTCGAGATGAATGCGGTTTGGGATGCCTGGGTCGATCATGAAAATGCTCCCGCACGTGCGACCGGCGAATCCGCACTTGCAACCTCCGAGCATAAGGTCGAAATCATCATTGTCGCCGCTTTGAACGACTAA
- a CDS encoding HpcH/HpaI aldolase/citrate lyase family protein, producing the protein MPAPQNTFKAALKRGEAQMGCWMGLADAYVAEITATAGFDWVLIDGEHAPNDLRSILSQLKTVQASASHPVVRLPVGETWMIKQALDIGAQSLLIPMVESLAQAEALVAAVHYPPKGTRGVGAALGRASRFGAIEDYATTADAQVCLLLQVENLAGLAELDDILKLDGVDGVFIGPADLSADMGFLGNAMHPKVVETINDAITRIKSAGKAPGILTTDSAFQKSCLDLGASFVATDVDVFRFANAIRQAASDAKALRDG; encoded by the coding sequence ATGCCCGCCCCTCAGAACACCTTCAAGGCAGCCCTCAAACGCGGCGAAGCGCAAATGGGCTGTTGGATGGGCCTCGCCGATGCCTATGTGGCCGAGATCACGGCAACGGCCGGCTTCGACTGGGTGCTGATCGATGGCGAACATGCGCCAAACGACCTTCGGTCCATTTTGAGCCAACTGAAGACTGTTCAGGCAAGCGCCAGTCACCCGGTCGTTCGTCTGCCGGTCGGCGAAACCTGGATGATCAAGCAGGCCCTCGATATCGGCGCGCAGTCTTTGCTGATCCCCATGGTCGAGAGCCTTGCACAAGCCGAGGCCCTTGTGGCTGCAGTCCATTACCCGCCGAAGGGCACCCGCGGGGTCGGCGCAGCTCTCGGTCGCGCCTCCCGCTTTGGGGCGATTGAGGACTATGCAACAACGGCAGATGCGCAGGTATGCCTGCTCCTGCAGGTTGAAAACCTCGCGGGACTTGCCGAATTGGACGATATTTTGAAACTCGACGGCGTGGACGGGGTCTTCATCGGCCCGGCGGATCTGTCGGCCGATATGGGCTTCCTCGGCAATGCCATGCACCCGAAGGTCGTTGAAACGATCAATGACGCGATAACCCGCATCAAGAGCGCGGGCAAAGCCCCCGGCATCCTGACGACAGATTCTGCTTTCCAGAAGAGTTGCCTTGATCTCGGCGCAAGCTTTGTTGCGACAGACGTTGATGTCTTCCGCTTCGCCAATGCAATCCGGCAGGCCGCAAGTGATGCCAAGGCCCTGCGCGACGGCTAA
- the hisD gene encoding histidinol dehydrogenase has product MGVEYLKSGKPEAERSVDDAKVRKIVETALADIGARGDAAVRELAEKFDGYAPASFRLSQQEIDELIAQVSPRDLEDIRFAQAQVRRFAEAQRASMTDIEIETEPGVILGHKNIPVQSVGCYVPGGKFPLVASAHMSVLTASVAGVPRIVAATPPFKGKPNPAVIAAMHLAGAHEIHVLGGIQAVGAMALGTETLDPVHMLVGPGNAFVAEAKRQLFGNVGIDLFAGPTETMVIADETVDAELCATDLLGQAEHGYDSPAVLVTNSRKLAEGTLAEVDRLLGILPTAETASASWRDYGEVILCSTYDEMLDVANEIASEHVQVMTDRDDWFLEKMTSYGALFLGPRTNVANGDKVIGTNHTLPTRKAGRYTGGLWVGKFLKTHSYQKVLTDEAAVRIGEYCSRLCMLEGFVGHAEQANVRVRRYGGKNVPFGEAAE; this is encoded by the coding sequence ATGGGTGTCGAATATCTGAAGTCGGGCAAGCCGGAGGCCGAACGGTCGGTGGATGATGCCAAGGTTCGCAAGATTGTGGAAACCGCCTTGGCCGATATTGGCGCACGCGGTGATGCGGCGGTGAGAGAACTTGCGGAAAAATTTGACGGCTATGCGCCTGCCAGCTTTCGACTGTCCCAACAGGAGATTGACGAGCTGATTGCGCAGGTCAGTCCACGTGATCTCGAAGACATACGTTTTGCCCAAGCGCAGGTGCGGCGGTTCGCCGAAGCGCAAAGGGCGTCGATGACCGACATCGAAATCGAGACGGAACCCGGGGTGATCCTTGGCCATAAGAACATTCCGGTTCAATCTGTTGGTTGTTATGTGCCAGGCGGCAAGTTTCCACTGGTTGCCTCGGCTCATATGTCTGTGCTGACGGCATCGGTTGCCGGTGTGCCAAGGATCGTCGCGGCGACACCGCCCTTCAAGGGCAAGCCCAATCCGGCGGTGATTGCCGCCATGCATCTGGCGGGTGCCCATGAGATCCATGTTCTGGGCGGTATTCAGGCCGTCGGCGCCATGGCGCTCGGCACGGAGACACTGGACCCTGTTCACATGCTTGTCGGTCCGGGCAATGCCTTTGTCGCCGAGGCCAAGCGTCAGCTCTTTGGCAACGTGGGGATCGATCTATTCGCCGGCCCGACGGAAACCATGGTGATTGCCGACGAGACGGTTGATGCAGAACTTTGCGCGACCGACCTCCTTGGTCAGGCGGAGCATGGCTACGATTCTCCGGCGGTCTTGGTAACAAACTCTCGAAAGCTTGCCGAAGGGACCCTCGCGGAGGTTGATCGTCTGCTGGGTATCTTGCCGACGGCCGAGACGGCGTCTGCTTCCTGGAGAGATTATGGCGAGGTGATCCTGTGTTCCACCTATGACGAGATGCTTGATGTGGCGAACGAGATCGCGTCAGAGCATGTTCAGGTGATGACCGATCGGGACGACTGGTTCCTTGAGAAAATGACCTCCTACGGTGCGCTGTTTCTGGGCCCGCGAACCAATGTGGCCAATGGCGACAAGGTGATTGGGACCAACCACACGCTGCCGACTCGAAAGGCAGGCCGCTATACAGGCGGACTCTGGGTCGGCAAGTTTTTGAAGACACACAGCTATCAGAAAGTCCTGACCGATGAGGCGGCCGTGCGGATCGGTGAATATTGCTCCCGTCTGTGCATGCTGGAGGGATTTGTCGGTCATGCCGAACAGGCCAATGTGCGTGTGCGCAGGTATGGCGGCAAGAATGTACCCTTTGGGGAGGCGGCGGAATGA
- a CDS encoding SDR family oxidoreductase, producing the protein MIELPKTPSFSLPGKKALVAGASSGIGFACASALAEAGAHVVLGARRVEKLEQIVAAMSEQGWSAEALQLDIADVEATAATVAANGPFDVLVNSAGLARHSSAAETSPEDFDAVMEVNLRGAYFLAQAVAKGLITAQRPGSLITISSQMGHVGGVDRAVYCASKFAVEGFTKAMALEWGSAQIRVNTVCPTFIRTPFTEATFDNPERVKWVEEKIKLGRTGTVEDIMGAVLYLASDASSLVTGTAMMVDGGWTAD; encoded by the coding sequence ATGATTGAGCTGCCGAAGACGCCGTCTTTCAGCCTTCCCGGCAAGAAAGCGCTTGTTGCCGGGGCGTCCTCGGGTATCGGGTTTGCCTGTGCCAGCGCTCTTGCAGAAGCAGGGGCGCATGTTGTGCTGGGCGCGCGCCGGGTTGAAAAGCTCGAGCAGATCGTGGCCGCGATGTCCGAGCAAGGCTGGTCTGCCGAGGCGTTGCAGCTTGACATCGCCGACGTGGAAGCGACGGCAGCGACGGTCGCTGCAAATGGTCCTTTCGACGTTCTGGTCAATAGCGCAGGTCTCGCGCGCCATTCGTCAGCTGCAGAGACCTCGCCCGAGGACTTCGATGCGGTGATGGAGGTGAACCTGCGCGGGGCCTACTTCCTCGCGCAAGCCGTTGCCAAGGGGTTGATCACAGCCCAACGTCCCGGATCGCTGATTACGATCTCGTCGCAAATGGGCCACGTCGGCGGTGTCGATCGTGCCGTCTATTGTGCGTCCAAGTTTGCGGTCGAGGGCTTCACCAAGGCGATGGCGCTGGAGTGGGGAAGCGCGCAGATTCGGGTCAATACAGTCTGTCCGACCTTTATCCGGACGCCCTTCACCGAAGCGACGTTCGACAATCCGGAACGGGTCAAGTGGGTCGAGGAAAAGATCAAGCTTGGCCGGACCGGTACAGTCGAGGACATCATGGGGGCCGTGCTTTACCTGGCCAGCGACGCGTCGTCCCTGGTGACCGGCACGGCGATGATGGTGGACGGTGGATGGACGGCTGACTGA
- a CDS encoding LacI family DNA-binding transcriptional regulator, whose protein sequence is MSGGVTKGVRVTAHDVAKRAGVSQSAVSRVFTPGTSVSPLMAEKVQKAADELGYRPNVLARSLITGRSRIIGLLVSYLENQFYPEALARLSKAFQAKGYRILVFMVSRDEGEADRVVQDLLDYQVDGIVAASVGLSDDVALKCARSGVPAVLFNRGQGRPDLCEVTSDNRGGARQVADLFVTSGRKRIAHISGWSGSSTARERAEGFQERLVELDSCLFAEASGDFTRDGAAEAARLLFDAPRTERPDAVFIANDHMAFAVMDVLRFELKLQIPDEVSVVGYDDVPMAGWPSYNLTTVSQSLDDMVLATVTQLLGRIKKDELPVTHERLTGRLIRRESA, encoded by the coding sequence ATGTCAGGTGGTGTGACTAAAGGTGTCCGGGTCACGGCACATGACGTTGCCAAGCGGGCAGGGGTCAGTCAATCGGCCGTGAGCCGGGTTTTTACACCGGGCACCTCGGTCTCGCCGCTGATGGCAGAAAAGGTTCAGAAAGCTGCTGATGAGCTCGGCTACCGGCCGAATGTGCTTGCACGCTCCCTGATTACAGGACGGTCCCGGATTATCGGCCTTCTGGTATCCTATCTGGAAAACCAGTTCTATCCGGAGGCACTGGCGCGGCTTTCCAAGGCGTTTCAGGCCAAGGGCTATCGTATCCTGGTTTTTATGGTGTCCCGGGACGAAGGGGAGGCCGATCGGGTTGTGCAGGACCTTCTGGACTATCAGGTCGACGGCATTGTTGCAGCCTCTGTCGGGCTTTCTGATGACGTTGCCTTGAAGTGCGCGCGGTCCGGCGTCCCGGCGGTCCTGTTCAACAGGGGGCAAGGGCGTCCGGATCTCTGCGAGGTGACCTCTGACAATCGCGGCGGTGCAAGACAGGTTGCAGACCTCTTTGTGACGTCCGGTCGTAAGCGGATTGCACATATTTCCGGATGGTCGGGATCGTCGACCGCAAGGGAGCGGGCTGAAGGCTTCCAGGAGCGACTGGTGGAGCTAGACTCCTGTTTGTTTGCTGAAGCCTCTGGCGATTTTACCCGTGACGGAGCAGCAGAGGCAGCTCGATTGCTCTTTGACGCGCCAAGAACCGAGCGGCCCGACGCGGTCTTTATCGCCAACGACCATATGGCATTTGCCGTCATGGATGTCCTTCGCTTCGAGCTAAAGCTCCAGATACCCGATGAGGTGTCGGTGGTTGGCTATGACGATGTGCCGATGGCAGGCTGGCCGTCCTACAATCTGACGACGGTCAGCCAGTCATTGGATGATATGGTCTTGGCAACGGTGACCCAGTTGTTGGGCAGGATTAAAAAAGACGAGCTTCCTGTGACCCACGAGCGGCTGACAGGCCGGCTCATCCGCCGGGAATCGGCCTGA
- a CDS encoding M24 family metallopeptidase: MSADMIRVYEMENGAKAYSPFSDGEMDSRQAGLRKTMETRKLDACLLSSYHNICYFSGFLYCAFGRNYGFLVTADEATTISAGIDGGQPWRRTHGDALTYTDWRKDNFFYAIQSLLKLPSATVRRIGIEFDHVSLDLKAKLEAALPSIELVDIAADVMMQRTIKSTEEHALIREGARICDLGGQAVYDAVQAGVPEHEVAIASTNAMIREIAASFPDVELMDTWTWFQSGINTDGAHNPVTNKRIEAGDILSLNCFPMIFGYYTALERTLFCERATSEELKLWEINCDVHRAGLELIQPGAKCSDIAKTLNEIYLSHDLLKYRSFGYGHSFGVLSHYYGREAAVELREDIDTVLEPGMVVSMEPMIMVPEGEPGAGGYREHDILIVGEDGADNITGFPFGPEHNIVPAR, translated from the coding sequence ATGAGTGCAGATATGATCCGCGTTTATGAAATGGAAAATGGCGCGAAGGCCTATTCCCCCTTTTCCGATGGTGAAATGGACAGCCGTCAGGCAGGACTGCGAAAGACAATGGAGACGCGCAAGCTGGACGCCTGCCTCCTCTCCTCCTACCACAACATCTGTTATTTTTCGGGCTTCCTCTATTGCGCCTTTGGGCGCAACTACGGTTTCCTTGTCACGGCAGATGAAGCGACGACAATCTCCGCCGGGATCGATGGTGGTCAGCCCTGGAGGCGCACCCACGGCGATGCGCTGACCTACACTGACTGGCGCAAGGACAATTTCTTTTACGCGATCCAGTCGCTGTTGAAGCTGCCGAGTGCCACGGTTCGGCGTATCGGCATCGAGTTCGACCATGTGTCTCTCGACCTCAAGGCCAAGCTGGAGGCCGCACTTCCAAGTATTGAACTCGTCGACATCGCAGCCGACGTCATGATGCAAAGAACCATCAAGAGCACCGAAGAACATGCTCTGATCCGAGAAGGTGCGCGGATCTGCGATCTGGGCGGTCAGGCGGTCTATGACGCCGTGCAGGCAGGTGTGCCGGAACATGAGGTCGCCATCGCGTCGACGAACGCCATGATCCGTGAAATCGCCGCCAGCTTCCCCGATGTCGAGCTCATGGACACCTGGACCTGGTTCCAGTCCGGCATCAACACAGACGGCGCTCATAACCCTGTCACCAACAAGCGCATTGAAGCTGGCGACATTCTCAGCCTCAACTGCTTCCCGATGATCTTCGGCTACTACACCGCCCTCGAGCGCACACTCTTTTGCGAGCGCGCCACTTCGGAGGAACTGAAGCTCTGGGAGATCAACTGCGATGTGCACCGCGCAGGCCTTGAGCTTATCCAACCGGGCGCCAAATGCAGCGATATCGCCAAGACATTGAACGAGATCTACCTCAGCCACGATCTCCTGAAATATCGCAGCTTTGGATACGGACACTCCTTCGGCGTGCTCTCGCATTATTACGGCCGAGAGGCCGCCGTTGAGCTGCGCGAAGACATCGACACGGTTCTTGAGCCCGGAATGGTCGTCTCCATGGAGCCCATGATCATGGTCCCCGAGGGAGAGCCGGGAGCCGGAGGCTACCGGGAGCACGACATTCTGATCGTTGGCGAGGATGGCGCCGACAACATCACGGGGTTCCCCTTCGGACCCGAGCACAACATCGTGCCCGCGCGCTAA
- a CDS encoding ABC transporter permease, protein MSALPPYASAGQKLWHYTFRVACGLIFFFLIFPILVILPLSFNAQDFFTFTKEMLAFKPEGYSFKHYQDFFTNPDWQQALKNSVMIAPAATILATSFGTLAAIGLSRPHVPYRSAIMAILISPMIVPLIISAAGMYFFYSRIGLQGTYWGVVLAHAALGTPFVIITVTATLVGFDQSLVRAAASMGANPVTTFFKVQMPLIIPGVVSGGLFAFITSFDEVVVVLFLGSAGQKTLPWQMFTGLREQISPTILAVASLMVAISIVLLTVLEGLRRRSERLRGLSPG, encoded by the coding sequence ATGAGCGCACTACCTCCCTATGCCTCCGCGGGCCAGAAACTTTGGCACTACACCTTCCGCGTTGCCTGCGGCCTGATCTTCTTCTTCCTGATCTTCCCGATCCTGGTGATCCTCCCGCTCAGCTTCAATGCGCAGGACTTCTTCACCTTCACCAAGGAGATGCTGGCGTTCAAACCGGAAGGCTATTCCTTCAAGCACTATCAGGACTTCTTCACCAACCCTGACTGGCAACAGGCACTGAAGAACTCCGTCATGATCGCACCTGCCGCAACGATCCTGGCAACAAGCTTTGGAACACTCGCCGCAATCGGTCTATCCCGTCCACATGTGCCTTATCGTTCGGCCATCATGGCGATCCTGATCTCACCGATGATCGTTCCGCTGATCATTTCGGCGGCCGGAATGTATTTCTTCTATTCCCGCATCGGTCTTCAGGGCACCTATTGGGGAGTTGTGCTCGCTCACGCCGCCCTTGGCACGCCGTTCGTCATCATCACGGTCACGGCAACACTCGTAGGCTTCGATCAGTCCTTGGTTCGCGCTGCGGCCAGCATGGGTGCTAATCCCGTCACCACCTTTTTCAAGGTGCAGATGCCGCTGATCATTCCGGGCGTTGTCTCTGGCGGACTTTTCGCCTTCATTACGTCTTTCGATGAAGTTGTCGTCGTACTGTTTCTCGGCTCAGCCGGCCAAAAGACCCTGCCCTGGCAGATGTTCACCGGCTTGCGAGAGCAGATATCTCCGACAATTCTGGCCGTTGCATCCCTCATGGTAGCCATCTCGATCGTCCTTCTGACCGTTCTTGAGGGTCTTAGACGACGGTCCGAGCGTCTGCGGGGTCTTTCCCCGGGCTAA
- a CDS encoding ABC transporter permease, with product MSETATEQVLTTKDGRPLKASLARALRREKLRALVLIAPLLIFVLLTFVAPIADMLFRSVENSIVEDTLPQTVNALQDWDPSSGQVPGEPVFAALAADLKVAVDLKTHTRLGSRLNYEKTGISSLFRKTGRRVKKMTEPPYKEQFLKADKKWGQVDTWQTLKQFSPRYTDGYFLSSLDAERTAEGLQMKSEDEQIYLLLFGRTLMLSIAITVSCLLLGYPIAFLLAQLPLRTSNLLMILVLLPFWTSLLVRTSAWKVLLQQQGVINDFLVWIGLISDANRLVMINNQTGTIIAMTHILLPFMILPLYSVMKTISPTYVRAAKSLGATDWTAFWRVYFPQSVPGIGAGAVLVFILAIGYYITPELVGGTSGIFISNRIAYHISSSLNWGLAAALGTLLLAAVMILFIVYDKIVGIDNVKLG from the coding sequence ATGAGCGAAACCGCCACAGAGCAGGTTCTGACAACCAAGGACGGCAGGCCCCTGAAAGCGAGCCTCGCCAGGGCCTTGCGCCGTGAGAAACTTCGAGCCCTCGTTCTGATCGCGCCGCTCCTGATATTTGTCCTTCTGACCTTCGTCGCGCCAATCGCCGACATGCTGTTTCGGTCTGTAGAAAACAGCATCGTCGAAGACACGCTGCCGCAGACAGTCAACGCTTTGCAGGACTGGGATCCATCTTCCGGCCAAGTACCAGGTGAGCCAGTTTTCGCCGCACTCGCCGCCGATCTGAAGGTGGCGGTCGATCTGAAGACCCATACTCGTCTTGGATCCCGCCTGAACTATGAAAAGACAGGCATCTCCAGTCTGTTCCGCAAGACCGGACGCCGCGTCAAGAAGATGACTGAACCGCCCTACAAGGAGCAATTCCTCAAGGCGGACAAGAAATGGGGTCAGGTCGACACCTGGCAAACCCTGAAACAGTTCTCCCCGCGCTACACCGACGGTTACTTCCTGTCCTCTCTTGACGCCGAGCGCACCGCAGAGGGGCTCCAGATGAAGTCCGAGGACGAGCAGATCTATCTGCTGCTCTTTGGCAGGACGCTGATGCTTTCAATTGCGATCACCGTGTCTTGCCTGTTGCTTGGATACCCAATCGCGTTCCTGCTCGCGCAATTGCCGCTGCGCACGTCGAACCTCTTAATGATCCTTGTGCTTCTGCCCTTCTGGACGTCACTTCTGGTCAGGACATCGGCCTGGAAAGTACTCCTGCAGCAGCAGGGAGTGATCAATGACTTCCTTGTCTGGATCGGACTGATTTCGGATGCCAATCGCCTCGTCATGATCAACAACCAGACCGGCACGATCATCGCGATGACGCATATTCTGCTGCCATTCATGATCCTGCCGCTCTATTCGGTCATGAAAACGATCTCTCCAACCTATGTCCGCGCGGCCAAGAGCCTAGGCGCCACGGACTGGACAGCCTTCTGGCGGGTCTATTTCCCTCAATCAGTTCCCGGAATTGGCGCCGGCGCAGTCCTCGTCTTCATCCTGGCAATTGGCTACTACATCACGCCGGAACTGGTAGGTGGCACCTCGGGCATCTTCATCTCGAACCGGATCGCCTACCATATTTCCAGTTCATTGAACTGGGGCCTTGCAGCTGCCCTCGGCACCCTGCTTCTGGCGGCCGTGATGATCCTCTTTATCGTCTACGACAAGATCGTCGGTATCGACAACGTGAAGCTCGGATAG
- a CDS encoding extracellular solute-binding protein: protein MKLKSTILAGTAVALLGSSAFAADMTIVSWGGAYSASQNNAYHKPYMEMNPDVNIINDESSAEAVAKLRAMNEAGNITWDLVDVVASDAIRLCDEGLALEINPDTDLAAAPDGTPASEDFGDLLVSECFIPQIVYSTTFGYRSDVAEWNGKEPDDICAVFDLETFPGKRSLEKRPINNLEWALLCDGVAKEDVYDVLETEEGLDRALAKLDTIKDQVIWWSAGAETPQLLADKEVVIGSTYNGRLFALIEEQKQPVKMLWDAQVFDLDGWIVPAGLPDDRKAAVMEYVKFATDTQRLADQAKYISYGPARASSAPLVGKHADLGIDMAPHMPTDPNNAKNTFLYNYEWWADYRDDLDAKFQAWLAK from the coding sequence ATGAAGCTCAAGTCAACAATTCTCGCAGGCACCGCAGTGGCCCTGCTCGGTTCCTCTGCTTTCGCAGCAGACATGACCATCGTCTCCTGGGGCGGTGCATACTCTGCTTCGCAGAACAACGCCTACCACAAGCCCTACATGGAAATGAATCCGGACGTGAACATCATCAATGATGAATCGTCCGCAGAAGCCGTCGCCAAGTTGCGCGCCATGAACGAAGCCGGCAACATCACCTGGGACCTGGTTGACGTCGTCGCATCCGACGCAATCCGTCTTTGTGATGAAGGCCTCGCCCTGGAAATCAACCCGGACACCGATCTAGCAGCTGCTCCAGATGGCACACCTGCTTCGGAAGACTTCGGCGATCTCCTGGTCTCCGAGTGCTTCATTCCGCAGATCGTTTACTCCACCACATTCGGTTACCGTTCGGATGTTGCAGAGTGGAACGGCAAAGAGCCGGACGACATCTGTGCCGTCTTCGACCTGGAAACATTCCCGGGCAAACGCTCACTGGAAAAGCGTCCGATCAACAACCTTGAATGGGCTCTCCTGTGCGACGGCGTTGCGAAGGAAGACGTCTATGACGTTCTAGAAACCGAAGAAGGTCTCGACCGCGCACTCGCCAAGCTCGACACTATTAAGGATCAGGTCATTTGGTGGTCCGCTGGTGCGGAAACTCCTCAGCTCCTGGCCGACAAGGAAGTCGTGATCGGTTCCACATACAACGGTCGTTTGTTCGCTCTGATTGAAGAGCAGAAGCAGCCGGTCAAAATGCTTTGGGACGCTCAGGTGTTCGATCTGGACGGCTGGATTGTTCCTGCCGGCCTGCCGGATGACCGTAAGGCAGCCGTGATGGAATACGTCAAGTTCGCAACAGACACACAGCGTCTTGCGGACCAGGCCAAATACATCAGCTACGGCCCTGCTCGTGCGTCCTCCGCACCGCTCGTCGGCAAGCATGCTGACCTCGGCATCGACATGGCACCGCATATGCCAACCGATCCGAACAACGCCAAGAACACCTTCCTTTACAACTACGAATGGTGGGCTGATTACCGCGACGATCTGGATGCAAAATTCCAGGCTTGGCTCGCCAAGTAA